A segment of the uncultured Desulfobulbus sp. genome:
AAGCGTCCGACTGGCCAGAGTAATTTTTGAAAACACCTCGGTTATCTGGGCACATTTATGGACAACAACAGAGCCGACACCACCGGCACCGATAATAAGAACATGGGACATGGAAAATCCTCCTTCTTAAAAAAATTAGCAGGTTAGCGTTCGAAATAAGTGTAGCCCCGCAGGCCTGCCTCATACACGCTGACCACCTCACGTCGCTCCTGGGGACTGATTTTTCCCTCGCGCACCGCCTGTTCCGCGGTTTCACGAAAGCGAATAAAGAGGCGTTTGGGATCATACTGGACATAGGAGAGGACCTCGGCCACGGTATCGCCCTCCTGCTCGTTAACAAATTCAAACTCGCCCTGATCCTTAATGCGGATGGTGACGATATTGGTATCGCCTAAAAGGTTGTGCAGATCCCCCAGGGTCTCCTGGTAGGCGCCGACGAGAAAGACACCGAGGATATATTCCTCATAGGGCTTCAGCTCATGCAGGGGCAGGTAATGCTTGACCCCTCGCTTATCAATGAACTGGTCGATCTTACCGTCACAGTCGCAGGTGATATCGGCCAGGATCCCTTTACGGGTCGGCTCTTCATCCAGTCGGTGAATCGGCATGATGGGAAAGAGCTGTTCGATGGCCCAGGAGTCGGGCAGACTCTGGAACACAGAAAAGTTACAGTAATAAAAGTCCGAGAGAATGCGATCCAGGTCTGAGAGCTCAGCGCCTGGGTTCCGCAGATCCTTGGCGAGGCGGCTGATCCGGTTGATGGTTGTCCAGAAAAGGCGCTCGGCAAGCGACCGCTCTCGCAGGGTGATCTTTCCGGTCTGAAACAGTCGCCTGGTTTCATCGCGATAAAAGATGGTGTCGTTGAACACCTCCTGAATATTGCGAATGGTCAGATCCTTGAGCGCCTGATGCATGTATTCCAGCTGGGGCGGACAATCCTCAGGCAGGGTATCCGGCAGGGGATCCGGTTCAAAGCGGGTGACATCGAGAATATTAAACAAAAGAATCGAATAGTAGGCCACCAGCGCCCGGCCCGACTCAGTGATGATCACCGGCGCGGGAATCTGGGCATCCTCCAGCGAGGTCATGACCGCCTCGACAATATCGGTGCAGTATTCCTTGAGGCTATAGTTGCGGCTGGAGAGAAAATTGGACTGGGAACCATCGTAATCAACGGCCAGACCACCGCCGAGATCAAGATACTCGACGCCGGCCCCCTCTTTGGCCAACCCCGCGTACACGCGACAGGCCTCGTTCACCGCTGTACGAATCTCACGGATATTGGAGATCTGGGAGCCCAGATGGTAGTGGACCAACTTGAGGCAATCAAGCATACCTGCCTCTTTGAGCATATCCACGGCGTGAATGACCTGGCTGGTATTGAGCCCGAAGATGGAGCGCTCCCCACCCGATTCCGACCAATGTCCCCCCGCCTGGGCAGAGAGCTTGATACGAATTCCCAGGATCGGCCGCGCCTTGAGTTTTTTGGAGCGCTCGATAATCAGCGGGAGTTCATCGGGCATCTCCACCACCAGGATACAGGTGTAGCCAATCTTGGTGGCATAGAGCCCCAGATCGATAAATTCCTCATCCTTATAGCCGTTGCAAATGAGCACCGCCTTTTTATCCCGCATCATCCCCATGGCAGCAATCAGCTCCGCCTTGGAGCCTGCCTCCAGACCATGGTGATAGCGGGAGCCGAACTGGGCGATTTTCTCCACCACCTGCTGCTGCTGATTCACCTTGATAGGGTAGGCCCCCATGAACGAGCCTTTGTACCCCAGCTCGCCCATGGCATCCCGAAAGGTCTCATTCAAGAGGGTAATCTGCGAATCGAGGATGTTTTCAATGCGCAGCAGGACCGGCATATCAAAGCCCCGATCCCGCATACCCCGCGAGACTTCGGCAATGGACACCGCCCGCCCGGTCTCCCCGGGAGAAGGCGCTACCATCAGGTCACCGTTCTCAGCCACAAAAAAATAGCCACCACTCCATTCCGTGACACCGTAAAGATCAGATGACTTATTGATATTCCAACGTTCCATGGCGTAACTCACCAACGACTCCTCCAAAATGCTGCAGTTCTCTCTATAAAGTCAGATTGACAGATTTTCTTCAAAACACACAAATTAAGCGAGGATTATTTCCCTCAGAAGCATTCAGCCAAGCAGTTTAATCTCCTGGCTGTTTTCGACAGGCCTATGTAACTGCAGCGTTCGCCCGGTGGCCAGAGCCTGTCGATAGGCGGCACCATGCATCTGCACAGGCTTTGCTTTTCTGCGGCACAAACGGGGAAAACGCCAACCAACAAAATCCTCAAGCCGTTGCTGTGCCTGCTCAAGAGGCAGCAAAGCTGCGGAGGCAACAGTTCTTCGTATGGGTGGCTGCCTCTGCTCGTCCTCAATGCGCTGACGAAACCCGGCCAGGATGCCAAAGAAATAACTGTTGCGGGCTCGAAGACCACTTCCGACGTAGTGATGCCGGTTCTGCTGCCACAGGGTTTCAAGCCGATTTTCCAGAAAATGATAACAGTGCTCGGCAATGGCGACATTTTCTTCCGGACCGAGCAGCTCGATTGTTTTGACAACACGATCCTGGTCAGGCTGATAAGTGGATCCACAGATCACCCGTACGCCAAAATGGTCAGCCAGAAGCGTGCAGATCACCTTACGATGGGCCGGCAGTTTTTGCTTACCGGTATTAATGCTCCGATGCAAGAGCTGCTGCTCCTGGGCAAGACTTCCAAGATCAAGCTGATGCCGCTCTAAGAGTTCACTGACGCGCTGCATGGCCAGGGCAGCCTCATGCTCGTTGTCGGAATCGCCCAGTGCCAAGAGTTTACGCACCTTTTCTATAATCCTTCGCCCAGGGGCCGTGCTGCCGCCTGCGACCTGCTCCTCGCTGAGCTGCACGCATAAATCCGCCCCGGCCCGCTGAAATGACTCATCCACGGCCATTTGGTGACAGGCCTGCTTAAAAAGCGCCCCATGCCCCATCTCCTCCGTGCCGTACCGTTCGCTACAGAGCTGGTGGGCCATTTCGTGCTTGAGCACCTGCATCGTCAAGGCCCAGGGATGTTCCATGATGAGATAATGGCTCAGCGTCAAACACCGGTCCCTTGCCGACCAGCTCCCGAGCTGGCGGCGGCTTCTGCTGATGCGAAAAATGGGTTCACTTAAGCAAAGCCCGTACTGATAACAAATATCGCGGTGTTCCCTAATCAGTTGGCTGAGCCAGGCCGCATGCAGTCGGTCATCGAGTTGTGCGGTATCAGTCATGACCGCCTGCTGGCTGCTGCCGCAGGGCCTGAATGCGGGCAAGCACTGGCGGATGGCTGTAATTCAAAAAGACATTGAGCGGATGCGGGGTCAGGTTGTTGAGGTTGGAAACGCTGAGTTTTTTGAGTCCGCGGATAAGCGCTTCATTCCCACAGACCTCTTGCAAAGTCTGGGCAGCATAGGCATCGGCCTGATATTCGTTGCGCCGCGAAAATTGATGAAAAAACACCCCTACAACCAGAGAGATCGGCGTATAGAGAAAACCAAAAAAAATAAGTGAGCCATAGACAGAGACATGCTCCATGCCAAAAGCTGCAAACAGCCCCTGATTCTGCAAAAAGAGGGAAAGGATGAAAAACATCAGGCCGGTCTGCAAAACCGAGAGCACCATCATAGCTGGAATATGTCGCAGCTTGTAATGCCCCATCTCATGCGCCAGAACAGCAAGCAGTTCATTCTCCTCAAGTTTTTCGAGCAGAGTATCAAAAAAGACAATGCGCCGGAAGCGGCCAAACCCGGTAAAAAAAGCGTTGGCCCGGTTGGATCGCTTTGAGCCATCCATGGTATAAATCCCCTGTATGGCAAATCGCTGCTGCCTGGCATACTCGGTGATTTTTTCCTTCAACGGCCCCTCGGCAAGCGGCACGAACTTGTTAAACAGAGGCATAATCACCACTGGAGCCAAAAACTGCATCACAACTATAAACAGCACGACTGCCAGCCAGCAATAGAACCAGGCGAACTGACCGCTGCTGGAAAAAAACCAGAGAATTGCAGCCAACAATGGCCCTCCGAGTACGACAACCAGCACCATGGCTTTGAACTGATCCAGGACAAAGGTCTGCCAGGTGGTGGTATTGAATCCAAAACGCTCTTCCAGAACAAAGGTCGAATACAGGGAAAAGGGCAACTGAACCACCGAGCTGAGGAGCCCGAGCAGCGCCGTAAACACCAGGCCGGTGACAATTTCGCCCTGCCCCAGACTCCTGGCAAACAAATCCAGCCAATTAAATCCCCCGGCAACAATAAAACCTATCGTCAAAACCAGACTCCAACTCGCCTGAACCAGGGAGAAACGAGTCGTTGCCCGGGTATACTCCTGCGATCGTGCATACTCCTTGGCATCAAAGACATCTGCAAACTCCCCTGGAAGCTCAGGAGAGAGGCATCGCAGGTTCAAGAGAGAGACGATCAGATCCAACAGGTAGCCGAGCAGAAGAACAGAGAGAATAAAAGCAAGATAGGTCGTGCCAGTCATAAAGAATCCGTGGGGCTTTGCATCGGCCAAAAATCGGAATCGATGCTCTTAATGAAGATTACAACAAGGTGCAAGCCATTTATCCCTTCAAGCTGTAATTTATTTACATCCGAGGTTCGCAGAGATAGAGCACGTTCTGTGGCTGCATGTATTTGCTTGGTGTAGAGTCAAGGGACGTGATGTTTGACCATGAACAGGCCTCAGGTCACCGCAGACGTTGCGGTCTTGATCAAGCAAGCAGTTCCCTGAACTGCCCTCCAAGTATGACAGTTTTTTTCTCGGCAAACAACCCCTGCTGAACCATTCCCTGCAGCTGTGGCTTTTTCTACAAAAAAACAGTACCTTTCCCAAAAGACGCTGACCTCTCTTTCAGATAACTTCACCCTGGTGCCCCCCATGAGACCTGCCCCACCACAACAGCCAATGTCCGCTTTCAAACTGTTCGCCATAATTTTCACGGCCATGGTCCTGGCCCTGCTGGTTGCCTTCATCCTCATCCGCAACTGGCTCTTTCCGCAGCCTTTTACCCCGGTCAGTCTCAATCCCCAGGAGCAACAGCAATTAGAACAGAAGCTAGAACGTTTTGAACGGGCCAGCGCAGCTTCATATTCCCCCGCACATGCACCACAACTCTCCAGTGCTGACCTGCAACCTGAGGCCTACAGTGAAGCAGGCGCCTCCCATGAAATTCTGCTGAGCGAACGGGAAATAAACGCCGTGGTCGCTCAAAACTCTAACCTGGGACAACGAATGGTGGTGGATCTTGCCCAGGATCTTGTCAGTGTCAAACTGCTCATTCCGCTTGATCCTGATTTTCCAATTATGGGGGGTAAGGTCCTGAAGGTTCGAGCCGGTGCTGAGTTGGCCTATCGGCAGGGCCGCCCGGTGGTCATTTTGCGAGGGATTTCAGTCATGGGCATTCCGTTGCCCAATGCCTGGCTCGGTGGTCTGAAAAACATTGACCTGATCGAAACCTTTGGCGCAGATCCCGGGTTCTGGAAAAGCCTTGCTGATGGTGTCGCCGCCATTGATGTTGGGGAAGGGCATTTGCGACTACTACTGCGGGAATAAAGTCAGGAGGAGTCTCGGCTCGATGATGCCTTATTTTTCCTGCACAGTTACCAGCTACTCTTTATCCTTTTTTACGACTCTTTACTAAATGAACGAGGTCTCTAATACACCAATATGAGGAGCAAGCTCCTTAACGCCCTCTACCCCACACAACCATCCCAGGTAAATCTACCTAAAAAACACAATACCGCCTCTTACATTTTGGTATCAGGGGGGATTATTGGTCTAAATTTATTTTACTTTTTTAAATCAATGCTATAATCGCCTTAATCTACTATACTTCCAAAGAACCCCTAAAAAAATGGTGGTTTTATCTTTACAGGAATCTTCATGGCGTTATGGCCCCCCCCTCAGGTCTGGACTTCTTCCTATATTTGCGGAATTCTCCTGACAGCTCTCATATACAGTTGTCTCAGCGCTGACCAGTCCGCCCTAGCCTCAGGGTTTCGTATCACCAATCAATCTTTGGGTGCTGTCGGAAAAGCTGGCGCCAACACCGCGTATACCCCCGGCCCAGATGCCAGTTATTACAATCCGGCAAACATGGCTTTCCTGCCCGATTTCTGGTTGGTCGAAACCAGCCTCACCACACTCTACCTCCCAGCCGTCAACTATGCAGACAGCAGGAGTCCGGCTTTACATGGGGAGTCTGCAAGTGAACTGTTTTATATGCCTTTGGTCCACCTGGTCTCCCCTGAATTTGGAAAAGTTCGCTTTGGTTTTTCCCTGACCTACCCTTTTGGCCTGGCCAAACAATGGTCCCAGCCTTTCCCACGTGGTTTTGCTCAAAAAATTTCACTGTTCACTGTTGAAGCCAGCCCAAGCATGTCTTTTCAAGTGAACGACTGGATGAGTCTGGGCGGGGGGGTTCGATTTATTCACGCAAAAGGTGAAGTCGACAATGAGTTTACTTCCCCCATTTTTGCTTCTGAGTTGGGGGCGCTGACTTCTTTAAGCCACTCTTCCAATGCCTCCGACAACAAAGTCGGATACAACCTGGCGTTGAGTCTCCATCCAAACCAACGGTGGAATATCGCTGCCACTTATCGTTCTGAAGTTGATCTCCACCTGAGTGGAAGCAGTCAATTACGAGCGCTCCTTGGTTCATCGTGGCTCAGCGACCACACAGCATCATCTTTGGAGCTCCCCCTCCCCGCAGTCTTAAGCCTTTCCACCTCGTACTCTTTCGAGCGCCTGACAGTTGAACTTGGCTGGGACAGGACCTTCTGGGGGGCAACCGAAGTACTGGATTTTGAGTATTCACAAGACCTTTCCAGCCCCCCTTTTGCGATCTTCGACACTCCCATCCCCAGAAACTGGAAAGATACCAACGCCTATCGCCTTGGCCTTACCTATGCCTGGAACCAGCAATGGACAACAACCCTGGGGATAGCCTTTGATGAAACACCGGTCCCTGATCAAACCCTTGAATTTCAGCTACCCGACTCCGATGCAATGGTCTACTGCCTGGGAATTCGCTTTCGCTACTCTCCCTCCACGGAGCTTGGCCTTTCTTACATGTATCACCATACCCAATCCCGCTCGGTAAACAACGACCTCAATATCGAGGGAACCTTTACCGAGGGCGGGGCACATGCCGTCACCCTTGGCTTAATCACCAGGTTCTAATGCCAATTTCCGGGAGCCTTCTCCCAATGCCCCCAAACACTGCCCTGAGGATACGTTCATGTCACCATCACCTACGCCTATTGCGCCTGCCCTACTCGATTCAGTTCTCGTTTATGCAAACATTCGAACCTTTTCACCAGGCGAACCCATTCTCAGCCCAGAAAGTACGACCCATGCCTTTTACTATCTGGCGCAGGGTGCTGTTGAGGTCAGCTATACCGACCGGGTGGATACCCGTATCACCGTAGCCTTGATTGGCCAAGGCGAATTTTTTGGAGAGATCGGTTACTTTGATGGGGAATCCCGCGTGCGTAATATACAGGCCTCGGGTGAGGCGCAGGTCGGCATTTTTGATGAGATGGTCATGACCAAACTTCGCGCCGCCAAACCCGAGCTGTTTGTTGATTTCCTCTTTTTCCTTACCCAAAATATTTGCGGTAAATTTCGTCGTATTGCCGGAGAGCGAGAACCCATCGCCGGCTATGCAGATTCGCTTTCGACTCGTCATTCCAGCCGCTACTCCGAGGCTAAACCCCTTCCTTCCGCGCTGCTGAACTCTTCTCTCTGGCAGAGTATCAGTGGCAAAATGGAGACGTTCAAAACCGAATTGTTCAACCTCTCTCATACCCTGCAAAAAGCTGAGGCCGAAGGCAAGGTCGCCTTGGAGACGGAAGCCCGCTGTCATGTCGTTTTAGCCGAACTCAATGCTGCTTTACCCGAATTTGAGAAGGCCATGGCCGGGAGCAACTACGAAGAAATGCTCTGGGGATATATTTTCAAAGAAATATTCCCCTACTTCATGCGGAGTCGCTTTGCCGAAAGAGCCTATTTTAAGCCCAAGGGATATGCTGGTGACTTCTTAATGATGGAGCATATTTATACAGACATCCCCAAGGGTGAAGGCAAACTGGGCGAAATTATCGATGCCTTCTGCCTGCAACGTCCAGGATCCCTGGCAATTCGTGGACGTCGCAAGCTGATGAAAAAACAGCTGGAGCTCTGCAGCGCCCCCATTCATGCCCGGGGCAAGATCACTCGGATCATGAACCTGGCCTGCGGGCCCAATCGGGAGCTATTCGATTTTCTTGCCGACTGTGAGTACAGTGAAGACATTGAGGCGCTCTGTGTGGATATTGACTCAGAGGCTTTGCAGTATACCAACCAGCACGTCAATATCTTTCCCCACCGGGCTTCTATCCGCCTGATGAGTGAAAACGTGATCAAGTGGGCGCTGGGTCGAGCCAAGCATCACATTGAGCCTCTGGATATCATTTATTCGGTTGGGCTGTGCGACTACCTGGATCCACGCCTGTTTCGCGCGCTTATCACCCAGTGTTACAACCACCTGAACCCCGGCGGCACCTTACTTTTGGGCAACTTCACTTTTTATCCGGATTCGCTCTTTCTTGACAAGCTACTGAAATGGGAGCTGATCTACCGCACCAAGGAAGACATGATTGAACTCTTTGCCCCGACTCCGTTTGGCGACAAGGTTGAGGTGCTGATAGAGGAATCTGGAGTCAATCTTTTTGCAAAGGCGATCAAGGAATAATGGATCAGGCCCTCACTACAGCGCCTTTAGAGGTTGCACAGGAAATAGATCAGCTTTTTTACCAACGAACCCGTATCTGCCTCTGGCTGGGTGCTGTCTTTTTCTCCTTTTTCTCTTTACTCGACTATGTCCATGCTCGTGACGTTTTCCCCCTCTTTCTAGGCTACAGATTAAGCTTTGTTTTTGTCCTCATTGGACTATTGCAACTGCTGCGTTTTCCAGAACTCCAACGCCACTGCCGCAAAATCATGTTCGGCTCCATGTTGTTGGGGACTCTGGTCATCTCTCTCATGACAGTCAAACTCGGGGGCTTTGGATCCGGATACTATGTGGGTATCCTGTTGATGATTGCCGGAGGCTTTTCCGTACTCCCCTTAAATATCGGACAATCTCTCGGCTTGGGCGGAGCGATGTACTGCATCTATGCCCTGACCGTCTACCTGGGGTCCCCTCCTTTAAGCGGAGAAGAACTCAATTGCTTTGTTAACAATACCTTCTTTTTTTGGAGCATTGTCATTGTCACCACGGTTCAGTGCTTTGACGAAATCCAAACCCTGCTCAAGTCCCTGCGCATTCAAAAAAATCTTCGCACCATCAACGGTGAGCTCAAAGAATACACCGGGGGGTTAGAATCGCTTGTTAAAGAACGCATGGCTCAACAGGAAGAGTCAGATCTGAAATTTCGAGACCTCTACAACAATATTCTCGATTTGGTGGTTCTGATTGATGGACGTGGCATCATTCAAATGATCAATCACCATGGCGCCCAGCTTCTGGAGCTTTCGGCCCAGGCCTTGAAAAACCGTCCCCTGACAGATTTTCTTCCTCCCCAGGACCAAGACATCCTGACAAAAAAAATCATGATCCAGCTTGCCAGCGGTCAGCAGATCCAGGGGATTCAGATGCGCCTGATCACCTACCATGGTCGTCCCCTGGAAGTGGAACTCAGCGGCAACGCTGTGAACATGCCTGAACAGCAGCTCTGTTACCAACTCATCATTCGCGATATCACCCTGACCAAACAGATTGAAAAACAGGTTTTGGAATCCAAGCAGCTGCTGGATACCTCCCGCCAGGCAGCTATTTTCGGTCTGGCCAGCCTGGCTGAGTGCCGAGACGAGGATACCGGGGCCCACCTTCTTCGCATTCGGGCCTACACCCGCATTCTGGCGATGGAGCTTGCTCTCTCCCCCGATGCCCCCGCGATAATTACCGACACCTTTATCGAGGATCTCTGCATCTCTTCAATGCTCCATGATATTGGCAAAATAGGCATTCCCGATTCCATTTTGCTCAAACCCGCCCGATTAACCCGGGAAGAATTTACCGTGATCAAGCAGCATTGCGAACTGGGCAGCAACGCCCTTGCCTCGGCAGAACGGGATTCAGAAAGCCTATCTTTTCTCCGCTTGGGCCAGGAAATCACCCGCTGCCACCATGAGCGCTGGGACGGAACCGGCTACCCATCTGGACTCAAAGGGGAAAAAATCCCCCTGGCTGCTCGAATTGTCAGCCTGGTAGATGTCTACGATGCTCTGACCTCGACACGCCCCTACAAAGAAGCCTTTAGTCATGAAGAATCCTGCCGTATAATACTGAGCGAAAGCGGCCATTTGTTTGACCCTGTTATCGTTGCTGCCTTTCTTCGACGAGAACAGGATTTTGACAGTGCCAGGCAGCAGATGTATTCGACACCAATACTCCCAGTCCACTGAACAGGCATGACACTTGATCCGCGATTCCAAGAGGAAGTTCAACAATTACACCATAAACGGGTGTACTTTATTCTCTTGGTCAGTATGGGGCTCATGCTTCTTTTCACCGCACTGGATTACCTGCTCTTACCTGAGCAGTTTACTGAGTTTTTGCGCTATCGCCTTGCTGCGGTGGGTATTGTTGCTCTCCTGCTTGCTGCCAATTTCTTCGATTATTCTCACAGGAGGGCCTGGATCATAGGCATTACAGGGTATCTCTTTGCCGGTATTATCGTTCTGCTGACTGTTTTACGTATGGGCGGAGCCAACTCACCCTATTACGTGGGAGTTATTGTCGTCATCACCAGCTACACAGCCCTGGCTCCTCTAAGTACAGCTCAGACCATCATCAGTGGCCTGGCGCTTGTTTTTCTCTACCTCTTCGGCATACTCATGCTCAGTCCCATGAACCATTATGAGCTTGTCAGTCTCTTTTCCAACCTTTTTTTCATGACCTGTTTTGTCTTTATTGCGGCAACCCAGAGCTGGGCCGACTCCACCGCTAGAAAGCGTGAATTTCGGCTGCGTCATGAAGAAAGCCTGGCCTCGGAAAAACTTACTCGGCAGGCTCAATATCTCGAGCAAGAGGTGCAGCGGCGCACCCTGGAGCAAAAAGCCACTGAACAGCGTTTTCGCATTCTTTATGAAGCCATTGTCGATGATGTATTGCTGGTAAACTCCCACGGAATAATTGTACAGGCCAACCAGCATGCCATCGATCACTACCTGGGAGGTACGCTATCTGACCAGGCTTCCATTTTTGATCTAGCTTGCTCACAGGACCGCACCTGCCTCGAACGTGAACTGCTTGCCCCTCTGAACCGGGGAGCAACCGTATCTGCCTGGCGTATTACCCTGTGTGGAACTGATGAAGCTCAAGCTGAAGTGGAAATAAGCGGAGCACTGCTCAAACGGGGAGAAAAAAAACTCGGTATTCAGCTGGTTTTGCGTGATATCAGCATCCGCCAGCAGCTCGAAAAAAAACTTATCGGCTCTCTCAACCGGGTTCGAAAAATGGAGAATGCCGCCATCCTCGCACTGGCCAAACTTTCGGAATACCGTGATGTAACCCCGGGAAATCACCTGGAGCGTATTCGTGAATACTGCCGCCTACTTGCCTCTGAACTGGCCCAGGACCCAAAGTATGCGGACACCCTGACCCCAAATTTTATCCAGAATCTTTACCAGGGCTCAATTCTCCATGACATTGGTATGGTTGCAGTGCCTGATGAGATCCTTGCCAACAAGGATACCCTTTCTGCAAAAAAAAAGACCCTGCTACGTCAGCACACTCGCAGGGGTGGGGATGTCATTAAAAGCATGATGGAAGGTATTCAAAACACTGGCTTTCTCACGGTTGCCCAAAACATCGCTTATTTCCATCATGAACGTTGGGATGGTCGAGGCTACCCTCAAGGATTACGTGGCAGTGAAATCCCCATTGAGGCGCGCATTATGGCCGTAGCCGACGCCTATGAAGAACACACCACAACTCTTGCTCTCGACACCCGCCTCTCCCATGCTCAGACCGTTCAGATGATACGCGATGAAACAGGTCGCCAGTTCGACCCAGCCGTGGTTAATGTCTTTCTCAAATGCCAGGACACCATGCAACTTGTCAATCAAACCATGGCAGAACCTGATCCTGGTTTATGCATGGAATCAGGGGATTGCAACCTGCCAAGCCAATGAATCTTGATTCACATTTGCACCCCGACGGACAACATTTTTCCTTGCCGTTCCCACGCAAATACACTAAAACCTCACAGAATTAGCGATACGCGTATTGAGAGCGAGCTTTAATGCCGCCCCATGCGTACTTTGTGATACCCAGTGACTGGATGCGAGTTTCCTAACGGAGGAGTTTACGATGAAACGAAACATGATGCGGGGGCCGCTGGTTAAGTCAGCGGTAATACTCATAATTCTAACCCTTATGGCCTATTTGACCAGTGCCTCGCCCGATACGACCGTGCTGGGCTCACTTGGTCTTATTATCATCGGAGCTATCCGTCTTGTTCAGTGGTCCATCGCCATGGTTATTGGCCTGGCCGTCTGTATTGCTTTTCTGATCGGTATTTTTCTTTTGGCCGCCTCCATGGTCAACAAAGAGGCTGCCGGCCGCATGTTTGTAGCTGCTAAAGCTGGCATCACCGAGATGATCGGTTCAGCCATCTGTTCTATCAAATGCATCATGGGCAAAGAGGCACAATGCTGCTCCCCAAAGGAACTCGCGGCTCCCAAAGCTGAGTTGGGAGCCGTGGAGAATACTCCTGCAGAGCCGAGCACCGTTGAGGTGAAAGACGAATTGCAGAGTATTATCAGTATGGAGATGCAGAAGGTAAACGACAGCCAGCAAAGCCTGAGTGATCAGTTTGCCGCCATTAACGATAAATTAGAAGCTCTTGAGGCGAAAACCGGCGAATTTGCCGCAGCGACCCAGCTTGAGACCATCACCTCCGACATCGCCTCTTCCGGCGAGGTGGTGAATGCGGTCAAGGAGCAGATTGCAGCCCTGGAAGCAAAAATCAGCGAGACTGCTGCCAAAATCGACAGCATCAACCCTGAAAAAATTCTGGGTGACATTCCCAATCGCCTGGAAAAGGTAGAGCAGGAAGATACCAGCTTTGATCCCCAGCCCCTGACCGAGGCCATTGCCGAAGCCAAGACCGGATTGGACGAAGCCAAAGCCAGCCTGGAAGAGATGAAAACTGGTCTGGAGACGGTAAAAACCGATCTGGAAGAGGTGAAGAAAAAACCTGCTCCCAGAAGAAGAACCACAACCAAGACCACCAAAACAACCAAAGCCAGAGCCACCGCCAAGAAGAAAACCACCACCTGATTTTTGTGCGAAAAGCAGGCAAGGCTGTGTGCAAAAAGCCCGTCTGGGGTTATCCAGACGGGCTTTTTTTATTTGATTCCAG
Coding sequences within it:
- a CDS encoding HD domain-containing phosphohydrolase translates to MDQALTTAPLEVAQEIDQLFYQRTRICLWLGAVFFSFFSLLDYVHARDVFPLFLGYRLSFVFVLIGLLQLLRFPELQRHCRKIMFGSMLLGTLVISLMTVKLGGFGSGYYVGILLMIAGGFSVLPLNIGQSLGLGGAMYCIYALTVYLGSPPLSGEELNCFVNNTFFFWSIVIVTTVQCFDEIQTLLKSLRIQKNLRTINGELKEYTGGLESLVKERMAQQEESDLKFRDLYNNILDLVVLIDGRGIIQMINHHGAQLLELSAQALKNRPLTDFLPPQDQDILTKKIMIQLASGQQIQGIQMRLITYHGRPLEVELSGNAVNMPEQQLCYQLIIRDITLTKQIEKQVLESKQLLDTSRQAAIFGLASLAECRDEDTGAHLLRIRAYTRILAMELALSPDAPAIITDTFIEDLCISSMLHDIGKIGIPDSILLKPARLTREEFTVIKQHCELGSNALASAERDSESLSFLRLGQEITRCHHERWDGTGYPSGLKGEKIPLAARIVSLVDVYDALTSTRPYKEAFSHEESCRIILSESGHLFDPVIVAAFLRREQDFDSARQQMYSTPILPVH
- a CDS encoding cyclic nucleotide-binding domain-containing protein, producing MSPSPTPIAPALLDSVLVYANIRTFSPGEPILSPESTTHAFYYLAQGAVEVSYTDRVDTRITVALIGQGEFFGEIGYFDGESRVRNIQASGEAQVGIFDEMVMTKLRAAKPELFVDFLFFLTQNICGKFRRIAGEREPIAGYADSLSTRHSSRYSEAKPLPSALLNSSLWQSISGKMETFKTELFNLSHTLQKAEAEGKVALETEARCHVVLAELNAALPEFEKAMAGSNYEEMLWGYIFKEIFPYFMRSRFAERAYFKPKGYAGDFLMMEHIYTDIPKGEGKLGEIIDAFCLQRPGSLAIRGRRKLMKKQLELCSAPIHARGKITRIMNLACGPNRELFDFLADCEYSEDIEALCVDIDSEALQYTNQHVNIFPHRASIRLMSENVIKWALGRAKHHIEPLDIIYSVGLCDYLDPRLFRALITQCYNHLNPGGTLLLGNFTFYPDSLFLDKLLKWELIYRTKEDMIELFAPTPFGDKVEVLIEESGVNLFAKAIKE
- a CDS encoding HD domain-containing phosphohydrolase, with product MTLDPRFQEEVQQLHHKRVYFILLVSMGLMLLFTALDYLLLPEQFTEFLRYRLAAVGIVALLLAANFFDYSHRRAWIIGITGYLFAGIIVLLTVLRMGGANSPYYVGVIVVITSYTALAPLSTAQTIISGLALVFLYLFGILMLSPMNHYELVSLFSNLFFMTCFVFIAATQSWADSTARKREFRLRHEESLASEKLTRQAQYLEQEVQRRTLEQKATEQRFRILYEAIVDDVLLVNSHGIIVQANQHAIDHYLGGTLSDQASIFDLACSQDRTCLERELLAPLNRGATVSAWRITLCGTDEAQAEVEISGALLKRGEKKLGIQLVLRDISIRQQLEKKLIGSLNRVRKMENAAILALAKLSEYRDVTPGNHLERIREYCRLLASELAQDPKYADTLTPNFIQNLYQGSILHDIGMVAVPDEILANKDTLSAKKKTLLRQHTRRGGDVIKSMMEGIQNTGFLTVAQNIAYFHHERWDGRGYPQGLRGSEIPIEARIMAVADAYEEHTTTLALDTRLSHAQTVQMIRDETGRQFDPAVVNVFLKCQDTMQLVNQTMAEPDPGLCMESGDCNLPSQ